A window of Apium graveolens cultivar Ventura chromosome 8, ASM990537v1, whole genome shotgun sequence contains these coding sequences:
- the LOC141679040 gene encoding uncharacterized protein LOC141679040: MLLFIWRGPDLLSTVLICSTKNPESSFHYSYTIYLFSNKTEKQSITLQRALASGAEDDQTLIGQAHQNYNPNHPNIEEEDGSFLLLNLNPVKFGVNLKFPYTQGSKLVNWTPCSSRLKDESNSYELDLDEYNILNDLIDDEV; the protein is encoded by the exons ATGTTGCTATTCATTTGGCGGGGACCCGATTTGCTCAGTACTGTATTGATTTGTTCAACGAaaaaccccgaatcttctttcCATTATTCCTATACCATTTATCTCTTTTCCAACAAAACAGAGAAGCAATCGATTACTCTTCAG CGTGCACTTGCAAGTGGAGCCGAAGATGATCAAACTCTCATCGGACAGGCACACCAAAATTATAATCCTAATCATCCTAACATTGAAGAAGAAGATGGCTCGTTCTTGCTATTAAACCTTAATCCTGTTAAGTTCGGGGTGAACCTTAAATTTCCCTACACTCAAG GTTCCAAATTAGTAAATTGGACTCCTTGTTCTTCGAGGTTGAAAGATGAGTCGAACTCATATGAGTTAGACTTGGATGAATATAATATCCTGAATGATCTGATTGATGATGAAGTTTAA
- the LOC141678084 gene encoding mitochondrial outer membrane protein porin of 36 kDa-like has product MAKGPGLYSDIGKNVRDLLYKDYQTDHMFALTTSTLNGMVITPTALKMGDILLADLSTQIKSKNVLTHLKVDTASNVLTTITIDEPAPGMKSIFTFAVPDQSSGKVEFQYFHENAGISTSIGLKAVPVISFSGVAGNDKLALGTDISFDTATRKFIKCNAGLNFSSSDLIASLSLNDRGDTLTGSYFHTVSPLTNTAVGAEFSHCFSSNENTLTIGIQHALDPLTNVKAKVNNYGKASAAIQHIWQQKAIVTISGEVDALAIEKSAKVGLCLILMP; this is encoded by the exons ATGGCAAAAGGGCCAGGTCTCTACTCTGATATCGGCAAGAATGTTAGAG ATCTTCTGTATAAGGATTACCAGACCGATCATATGTTCGCTCTCACTACCAGCACTCTCAATGGAATG GTAATCACTCCAACAGCATTAAAAATGGGTGACATACTTCTGGCAGACTTGAGTACCCAGATAAAGAGTAAAAACGTTCTAACTCATCTCAAAGTTGACACTGCCTCCAAT GTGTTGACAACTATTACAATTGATGAACCTGCTCCTGGAATGAAGTCAATATTCACTTTTGCAGTTCCTGATCAAAGTTCTGGAAAG GTGGAATTCCAGTATTTTCATGAGAATGCTGGAATAAGCACCAGCATTGGCCTAAAAGCTGTTCCAGTTATCAGTTTTTCTGGTGTAGCCGGGAATGACAAACTTGCACTTGGAACTGATATTTCATTTGACACTGCCACAAGAAAATTTATTAAATGCAATGCTGGATTAAATTTCTCCTCTTCCGACCTAATTGCTTCTTTGTCACT GAACGACAGAGGGGACACTCTCACCGGTTCCTACTTCCACACAGTAAGCCCATTGACCAACACAGCTGTAGGGGCAGAGTTCAGCCATTGCTTCTCAAGCAATGAAAATACTCTCACCATTGGCATACAACATGCATTAGATCCACTTACCAACGTCAAGGCCAAAGTGAACAACTATGGGAAGGCAAGTGCTGCAATCCAGCATATATGGCAACAGAAGGCCATTGTCACAATCTCCGGTGAAGTGGACGCTCTGGCTATCGAGAAAAGTGCTAAAGTAGGACTTTGTCTAATCCTCATGCCATGA